A portion of the Desulfurobacterium indicum genome contains these proteins:
- the polX gene encoding DNA polymerase/3'-5' exonuclease PolX — MKNKELARIFDEWADILEFKGDNPYHIRAYRNAARIINDLSEDIEVLAKEGKLSSLPGIGKRLQAKILEFLKTGKIEEFEKLKTEVPDTIFTLLDIPGVGPKTVKLLYEQLGIRSLEDLKRAIEQGKLYQLPGFRQKKVEKIRKGIELLEKSHGRILLGVAVFIVDRIIEQLKSQAFVEHISVAGSTRRMKETVGDIDILATGKNLEIIEAFVSLPNVKELLWKGTKKATIIVEEGEQVDLRVTEPDCYGAALQYFTGSRAHNIHLRTICVKNGLKLNEYGLFKGEQRIAGKTEEEIYAALGMDTPPPEIREDTGEIEAAFEHKLPDLVELSEIKGDLHIHSNWSDGASKIEDLIDEALKRGYEYIAITDHSKSLKIASGLSEEDLMRRNYEIDKWNEKLNGKLVLLKGTEVDILPDGRLDYDDEVLKTLDFVVASVHSRFNEDNTNRILKAIENPYVNVIGHPTGRVIGAREAYPLDLEKIFKAAAETGTAMEINCYYNRLDLKDSNCRLAKRFGVRFSLGTDSHHRDHMWMIKLGVGTARRGWVEKREVINTLTLSKLKDFVMAKRKKFGVV, encoded by the coding sequence ATGAAAAATAAAGAGCTTGCCAGAATATTTGATGAATGGGCTGATATACTTGAATTTAAAGGAGATAATCCCTACCATATTAGAGCTTATAGAAATGCAGCAAGAATAATAAATGACCTGTCAGAGGATATAGAAGTTCTTGCAAAAGAAGGAAAACTTTCTTCCCTTCCCGGTATAGGAAAACGCCTGCAGGCAAAGATTCTTGAGTTTTTGAAAACAGGAAAGATTGAAGAATTTGAGAAGCTTAAGACAGAAGTGCCGGACACGATTTTTACTCTTCTTGATATTCCTGGTGTTGGTCCGAAAACTGTTAAGCTCCTCTATGAGCAGCTTGGTATTAGGAGCCTTGAAGACCTAAAAAGGGCTATAGAACAGGGAAAACTTTACCAGCTTCCTGGTTTCAGACAGAAGAAAGTTGAGAAAATACGTAAAGGCATAGAGCTTCTTGAAAAATCCCATGGCAGGATTTTGCTTGGTGTTGCGGTTTTTATCGTTGATAGGATAATTGAACAGCTTAAAAGTCAGGCGTTTGTTGAGCATATTTCTGTTGCCGGATCAACAAGACGTATGAAAGAAACTGTTGGAGATATTGATATTCTCGCGACCGGTAAAAATCTTGAAATTATAGAAGCTTTTGTTTCTCTTCCTAACGTGAAAGAGCTTTTATGGAAGGGCACAAAGAAGGCTACGATAATTGTTGAAGAGGGAGAACAGGTTGACCTGAGGGTAACGGAACCTGATTGTTACGGTGCAGCGCTTCAGTATTTCACCGGCTCTCGTGCCCATAATATTCATCTCCGCACTATATGTGTTAAGAACGGACTTAAACTTAACGAATACGGCCTTTTTAAAGGGGAGCAAAGAATTGCAGGGAAAACGGAAGAGGAGATATATGCGGCTCTTGGTATGGATACGCCTCCGCCGGAAATAAGAGAAGATACTGGAGAGATAGAAGCAGCGTTTGAACATAAACTTCCGGATCTTGTTGAACTTTCTGAAATAAAAGGGGATCTTCATATTCATTCCAACTGGTCTGATGGTGCGTCTAAAATAGAGGATTTGATTGATGAAGCTCTGAAAAGGGGATACGAATACATAGCTATAACGGATCATTCAAAATCTTTGAAGATAGCTTCTGGACTTTCTGAAGAGGACCTTATGAGGAGAAACTACGAGATAGATAAATGGAATGAGAAATTAAACGGAAAACTTGTTCTTCTTAAAGGGACAGAGGTAGATATACTTCCTGATGGAAGGCTTGATTACGATGACGAGGTTTTAAAAACACTTGATTTTGTCGTTGCTTCCGTTCACTCAAGATTTAATGAAGACAATACGAATAGGATACTTAAAGCCATAGAAAATCCCTATGTTAATGTTATAGGCCATCCGACGGGAAGGGTTATAGGTGCAAGGGAAGCCTATCCGCTGGATCTTGAGAAAATATTTAAAGCGGCTGCTGAAACAGGAACGGCAATGGAGATAAACTGCTACTATAACAGGCTTGATTTGAAAGATTCTAATTGCCGTCTTGCAAAACGATTCGGTGTCAGATTTTCTTTAGGAACCGACTCCCATCACAGGGATCACATGTGGATGATAAAGCTTGGTGTTGGAACTGCACGTAGAGGCTGGGTGGAGAAAAGGGAGGTTATTAATACCTTGACTTTGAGTAAGTTGAAAGATTTTGTTATGGCAAAGCGGAAGAAATTTGGAGTTGTTTAA
- a CDS encoding bifunctional ADP-dependent NAD(P)H-hydrate dehydratase/NAD(P)H-hydrate epimerase produces the protein MFVLKASEMGIMDKETIEGVGIPGIVLMENAARGVASVIKKKIPGRKAVIVCGKGNNGGDGLAVARNLINSGYDVKIFLLSEPGNLKGDARINYDVLRGMKVQIVSVKREIDLGDLFSECENADFIVDAIFGTGLSKPVEGFYAAVIDIINKSRTPVISVDIPSGLFADTGVLPEGTFIKANVTVTFAFPKLVHIMAPACKYVGDVFVVDISIPAKISERHNPGRYVLTRDKVFDVFPGRDINSHKYNFGFLAVVGGSCGKTGAPSMSALAALRTGVGLVSAIVPRDLNFVFEVKLTEPMTIPIMSAERGHFNANSVDEVVTSLKNSKFTAVAIGPGLGWNRDTEVFVKEILENVDLPFVIDADGLNSLSKNVDILKNLKKTAILTPHGGEFSRLTGLPTSEIVADPVTHAVNFAKEHGVVVVLKGGRTVVATPEGKAFINIIGNPGMATAGTGDVLTGIIGAFVAMGISAEKAATAGVFLHSLAGDMAKEKFGQESLVATDLIELLPEAIKLLKQPLSEGTEIPFVSSMREIVGV, from the coding sequence ATGTTTGTTCTTAAAGCTTCCGAGATGGGAATTATGGATAAAGAGACGATAGAAGGTGTCGGTATTCCGGGTATTGTTTTGATGGAAAATGCTGCCCGTGGTGTCGCTTCTGTTATAAAGAAGAAGATACCCGGAAGGAAAGCTGTAATTGTTTGCGGTAAAGGTAATAACGGAGGTGATGGCCTTGCCGTTGCCAGAAATCTTATAAACAGCGGTTACGATGTTAAAATTTTTCTGCTTTCTGAACCGGGGAATTTAAAAGGTGATGCAAGGATTAATTACGATGTTTTGCGTGGAATGAAGGTTCAAATTGTTTCTGTTAAAAGGGAGATAGATTTAGGTGATCTATTTTCCGAATGCGAAAATGCCGATTTTATAGTAGATGCAATTTTTGGAACAGGTTTATCAAAACCTGTTGAGGGATTTTACGCTGCTGTTATAGATATAATAAACAAAAGCAGAACGCCAGTTATTTCTGTTGATATACCTTCAGGACTTTTTGCAGATACCGGAGTTTTACCGGAAGGTACTTTTATTAAGGCAAATGTAACTGTTACTTTTGCTTTTCCAAAGCTTGTTCATATTATGGCTCCTGCCTGTAAATATGTAGGAGATGTGTTTGTCGTTGACATTTCAATTCCGGCGAAAATTTCAGAGAGGCATAATCCCGGAAGGTATGTTTTAACCAGAGATAAAGTTTTTGACGTTTTTCCTGGGAGAGATATTAACAGCCATAAGTATAATTTTGGTTTTTTGGCGGTCGTCGGTGGTTCTTGTGGAAAAACTGGTGCTCCTTCAATGAGTGCACTGGCAGCACTTAGAACAGGGGTTGGCCTTGTTTCGGCTATCGTTCCAAGAGACCTTAATTTTGTCTTTGAAGTTAAACTTACAGAGCCTATGACGATTCCTATAATGTCAGCAGAGAGGGGACATTTTAACGCTAATTCTGTTGATGAGGTTGTTACTTCTCTTAAAAACAGCAAATTTACGGCAGTTGCAATAGGTCCGGGTCTTGGATGGAACAGGGATACAGAAGTGTTTGTTAAGGAGATTCTGGAAAATGTTGACCTGCCGTTTGTTATAGATGCAGATGGTTTGAATTCGCTTTCAAAAAATGTTGATATTTTGAAAAATTTAAAGAAAACGGCAATTCTTACACCTCACGGTGGGGAGTTTTCAAGGCTTACCGGCCTTCCAACCTCAGAAATAGTCGCAGATCCTGTTACTCATGCTGTTAATTTTGCAAAAGAGCATGGCGTTGTTGTTGTTTTAAAAGGAGGTAGAACCGTTGTTGCAACTCCCGAAGGGAAAGCATTTATAAACATTATAGGAAATCCGGGTATGGCTACGGCAGGGACCGGAGATGTTCTCACGGGAATTATAGGAGCGTTTGTAGCAATGGGTATTTCTGCAGAAAAAGCTGCCACAGCGGGGGTTTTTCTTCATTCCCTTGCTGGAGATATGGCGAAAGAAAAGTTTGGTCAGGAATCCCTGGTGGCTACAGATTTAATTGAGCTTTTACCAGAGGCAATCAAGTTACTAAAACAACCTCTTTCAGAGGGAACAGAGATACCTTTTGTTAGCTCGATGAGAGAGATAGTAGGTGTTTAG
- a CDS encoding sensor histidine kinase, with translation MFRTKSSRDRALKIAGLSLLFVILLFYGTRFISGISGKFYLSNPTFHILFSLNLLVLLVIFVFLIRNIFLFFIPHRSTRLRFKLVTAFSLLILGPSLFAVIISTSFVNKGLDRLFRLQMKRSVETSLLLARESLNLVADDIARFLKTFPSFKRVNPVEEGFEGICRIGKSVECKGNIEVEPLTVKKVLEVESIYSRFDVKKRELTVCVKRRGRIYCASRKIPSSFVKNFSQLEQLQKDYNMLKTYERPIKGIYTATFLIMAFLVLFGALWFARYFEKRINIPVESLYRATKKISRGNLDVKVEEEGTDELKNVIVAFNYMVEQLKALKEKLESEKNYVEKVINSISPAVITVSKDGEVISYNLAALSIVKNLEGRKQFMEVFSPYPEIKATVQELLLYGGGRREISEIVDGNERFLSVEVIPFPDGEGSVVIIEDFTEMVNAQKMSAWKEVAQRLAHEIKNPLTPISLSAERVRRLISKQDVPEELKRAVDKAVSLIVEEVEIIRRLVDEFRTFARLPLPEKKMEDLNRLIETYALAYGEKIKINFDFGDIPEIPVDKKLFREVFLNLMENSIDAGATAVSISTFYKDGRVYISFRDNGPGIPENLRDKIFSPHMSTKKSGWGLGLAIAKRIIEDHGGKIYLVDGNTFVIELPA, from the coding sequence GTGTTTAGAACAAAGAGTTCGAGAGACAGAGCTTTAAAAATAGCTGGATTATCTTTGCTTTTTGTTATCCTGCTGTTTTACGGCACAAGGTTTATTTCCGGTATTTCCGGAAAATTCTATTTAAGTAATCCGACATTTCACATTCTTTTCTCTCTCAATTTGCTTGTTCTTTTGGTTATTTTTGTTTTTTTAATTAGAAATATCTTTCTGTTTTTCATCCCTCACCGCTCCACAAGATTGAGATTTAAACTTGTTACTGCCTTTTCTCTTCTCATTTTAGGTCCTTCTCTCTTTGCGGTGATAATATCAACAAGTTTTGTTAATAAAGGTCTTGATAGGCTTTTTCGTCTTCAGATGAAAAGGAGTGTTGAAACTTCTCTTTTACTTGCAAGGGAAAGTTTAAATCTTGTTGCTGATGATATTGCTCGATTTCTGAAGACTTTTCCGTCGTTCAAAAGGGTAAATCCTGTGGAAGAAGGGTTTGAAGGTATTTGCCGTATTGGTAAAAGTGTGGAGTGTAAAGGGAATATAGAGGTAGAGCCTTTAACTGTTAAAAAAGTTCTTGAAGTTGAAAGTATCTATTCAAGGTTTGATGTGAAAAAAAGGGAGTTGACCGTATGTGTAAAAAGAAGAGGGCGTATATACTGTGCTTCCAGGAAGATTCCTTCATCTTTTGTTAAAAATTTTTCTCAGCTTGAACAGCTTCAAAAAGATTATAATATGCTAAAAACTTATGAAAGGCCCATAAAAGGTATTTATACTGCCACGTTTTTGATAATGGCGTTTCTTGTCCTTTTTGGAGCTTTATGGTTTGCCAGATATTTTGAGAAGAGGATTAATATTCCTGTGGAATCTCTTTACAGAGCCACTAAAAAGATTTCAAGGGGAAATCTTGATGTTAAGGTGGAGGAAGAGGGAACCGATGAGCTTAAAAATGTTATAGTGGCTTTTAACTATATGGTAGAGCAGCTTAAAGCTTTAAAAGAAAAGCTTGAAAGTGAAAAAAACTATGTTGAGAAAGTTATAAACAGTATTTCCCCTGCAGTTATTACTGTTTCTAAAGACGGAGAGGTTATTTCTTACAACCTGGCTGCTCTTTCTATTGTTAAAAATCTTGAAGGACGGAAGCAATTTATGGAAGTGTTTTCTCCTTATCCAGAAATAAAAGCAACAGTTCAGGAACTTCTTTTATACGGCGGAGGAAGGAGAGAAATTTCAGAAATCGTTGATGGGAATGAGAGATTTTTATCTGTTGAAGTTATTCCGTTTCCTGACGGAGAAGGTAGCGTCGTGATTATTGAAGATTTTACAGAGATGGTTAATGCTCAAAAGATGTCTGCATGGAAAGAGGTTGCTCAGAGACTTGCTCACGAAATTAAAAATCCTCTTACACCTATTTCTCTTTCCGCAGAACGTGTTAGGAGATTAATTTCAAAGCAAGATGTTCCGGAAGAGTTAAAACGCGCCGTTGATAAAGCCGTTTCTTTGATTGTTGAAGAGGTTGAGATAATAAGGCGTCTTGTTGATGAGTTTAGAACTTTTGCAAGGCTTCCTCTTCCTGAGAAAAAGATGGAAGACTTAAATAGATTGATAGAAACTTATGCTCTTGCTTACGGTGAAAAAATAAAAATTAATTTTGATTTCGGAGATATTCCTGAAATTCCGGTGGATAAGAAACTTTTTAGAGAAGTTTTTCTTAATTTGATGGAAAATAGTATTGACGCTGGTGCTACTGCCGTTTCCATATCAACGTTCTATAAAGACGGAAGGGTCTATATCTCTTTCAGGGATAACGGTCCCGGTATTCCGGAAAATTTAAGAGATAAGATTTTTTCTCCTCACATGTCTACAAAAAAGAGTGGTTGGGGACTGGGTCTTGCCATTGCTAAAAGAATAATAGAAGACCATGGAGGAAAGATATATCTTGTTGATGGCAATACTTTTGTTATAGAGCTTCCGGCTTAG
- a CDS encoding APC family permease, with the protein MLFRHRNAKIHRLYKEKLGLKELIAIGVGGMIGGGIFSVLGIAVGLAGNGAPISFLIDMLIALAAGYHYVKLCLTFRDDGASYTYLKRAFPDKLFISSIEGWVVILGYIGTLALYSFTFGAYGADLLGYPSSNLVRMVLSVLVLLFFYYVNVKGVRSSGVTEDIIVYVKILILSLFAVIGIARVDVHRFVPLMNKGVLPVFLGAAVIFVAYEGFQLITNAVAETENPDRDIPRGIYGSIMITGLIYFLLAVIAVGTLSYHQIVTAKEYALAMVAQPVLGVFGRVLIGIAALMATSSAINSTMFGASRMMAEMGEQGIMPKFLSKRNKKLVPVAALTVLFILSLLFSMLGSLSIIAEFSSLTFLMVSIGVSIANIKLKEKTHAHKGIALAGLILMAITSTTIIGYLLKTNPQEILVIFGLYVSVSVVAVTYMSKPFEIRQQ; encoded by the coding sequence ATGCTTTTCAGACACAGAAATGCCAAGATACACAGACTTTATAAAGAAAAATTGGGACTCAAGGAACTTATTGCTATCGGTGTAGGTGGAATGATAGGTGGTGGTATATTTTCTGTACTTGGGATAGCTGTCGGCCTTGCTGGAAACGGTGCTCCCATATCATTTCTTATAGATATGTTAATTGCTCTTGCCGCAGGTTATCACTATGTGAAACTGTGCCTTACTTTCAGAGATGATGGGGCAAGTTACACTTATCTTAAAAGAGCATTTCCCGATAAGCTGTTTATTTCTTCTATTGAAGGTTGGGTAGTTATCTTGGGTTATATCGGAACTCTGGCTCTTTATTCTTTTACCTTCGGTGCTTACGGTGCTGATCTTCTTGGTTATCCATCTTCGAATCTTGTTAGAATGGTTCTATCTGTTCTTGTTCTTCTCTTTTTCTATTATGTTAATGTTAAAGGTGTCAGGTCTTCAGGTGTAACTGAGGATATTATTGTTTATGTGAAAATCCTAATTCTTTCTCTGTTTGCTGTTATAGGGATTGCAAGAGTTGACGTTCACAGATTTGTTCCCCTTATGAATAAAGGTGTTCTTCCCGTATTTTTGGGAGCAGCTGTTATTTTTGTTGCCTATGAAGGATTTCAGCTTATTACAAATGCAGTTGCAGAAACGGAAAATCCTGATAGAGATATTCCGAGAGGTATTTACGGTTCAATAATGATAACTGGATTAATTTATTTTCTTTTAGCAGTAATAGCCGTTGGAACATTAAGCTATCATCAGATAGTTACAGCAAAAGAGTATGCCCTTGCTATGGTTGCACAGCCAGTTCTGGGTGTTTTTGGAAGAGTTCTGATAGGTATTGCAGCTCTTATGGCAACAAGTTCGGCTATTAATTCGACTATGTTCGGTGCTTCACGAATGATGGCAGAAATGGGAGAACAGGGAATAATGCCCAAATTTTTATCTAAAAGAAATAAAAAATTGGTTCCTGTAGCTGCTCTTACCGTTCTCTTTATACTTTCTCTCCTGTTTTCCATGCTTGGCAGTTTAAGTATAATAGCTGAATTTTCAAGTTTGACCTTTTTAATGGTTTCAATAGGGGTCTCAATAGCAAATATAAAATTAAAAGAGAAAACACATGCTCATAAAGGTATTGCTCTTGCTGGCCTTATTCTTATGGCGATTACATCAACAACTATAATAGGGTATTTATTGAAGACAAACCCGCAGGAAATTCTGGTTATTTTTGGACTTTATGTTTCTGTTTCGGTTGTGGCTGTTACATACATGAGCAAACCATTTGAAATTAGACAACAATAA
- the sucC gene encoding ADP-forming succinate--CoA ligase subunit beta — MKIHEYQAKEIFKKYGLPVPLGIVAHSAQEAKQAAEELGTPIVVVKAQVHAGGRGKAGGVKLAKSPEEAAEIAAQMIGNRLKTYQNPEGLPINVVLIEAGVNIDKEFYVGMTLDREVSRPVLMVSAAGGMEIEEIAKTNPELIIKEHVDPVTGLMPFQARKIAFKIGLTDKKVISQFVKLAMTLSKMYFDLDASLIEVNPLVLTKEGDLICLDAKIDFDDNALFRHKDILELEDTTQIDPLELEAKKWDLNYVKLDGNIGCMVNGAGLAMATMDTIKFYGGEPANFLDVGGGATVERVAAAFKLLLSDENVKAIFVNIFGGIVRCDRIAGGIVEAAKQVELDRPLIVRLEGTNVELGRKMLEESGLNIIPAKDMADGAQKAVKAAKGEL, encoded by the coding sequence ATGAAGATTCATGAGTATCAGGCTAAGGAAATATTTAAAAAGTATGGCCTGCCGGTCCCACTTGGAATTGTTGCCCACTCAGCTCAAGAAGCAAAACAAGCCGCAGAAGAGCTTGGAACTCCGATAGTTGTTGTTAAAGCACAGGTTCATGCCGGAGGAAGAGGAAAAGCAGGCGGAGTTAAGCTTGCAAAATCACCTGAGGAAGCTGCTGAAATAGCAGCCCAGATGATAGGTAACCGTCTTAAAACTTATCAGAACCCGGAAGGACTTCCGATAAACGTTGTTCTGATAGAAGCTGGAGTAAATATAGATAAAGAATTTTATGTGGGAATGACACTTGACAGAGAAGTTTCAAGGCCGGTTTTGATGGTCTCTGCCGCCGGAGGAATGGAGATTGAGGAAATTGCCAAAACCAATCCGGAGTTGATTATAAAAGAGCATGTTGATCCTGTAACAGGTCTTATGCCTTTCCAGGCAAGAAAGATAGCCTTCAAAATAGGTCTTACAGATAAAAAGGTTATATCTCAGTTTGTTAAATTGGCAATGACTCTAAGTAAAATGTATTTTGACCTTGATGCATCTCTCATAGAGGTGAATCCCCTCGTTCTTACAAAAGAGGGAGATCTTATCTGCCTTGATGCGAAGATTGACTTTGATGACAATGCACTCTTCAGACATAAAGATATTCTTGAACTGGAAGACACCACGCAAATCGATCCCCTTGAGCTTGAAGCTAAAAAGTGGGATCTCAACTATGTAAAACTTGATGGAAATATCGGTTGTATGGTTAACGGTGCCGGTCTGGCGATGGCTACTATGGATACAATTAAGTTTTATGGCGGTGAGCCTGCTAACTTCCTTGATGTTGGTGGTGGAGCTACTGTTGAGAGAGTTGCGGCAGCATTTAAACTTCTCCTGTCAGATGAGAATGTTAAAGCCATTTTTGTAAATATTTTCGGCGGTATCGTGAGATGTGACAGAATTGCCGGGGGTATTGTTGAAGCTGCCAAGCAGGTTGAGCTTGATAGACCTCTTATAGTTAGGCTTGAAGGAACAAACGTTGAACTTGGTAGAAAGATGCTGGAAGAAAGTGGACTGAATATCATTCCGGCAAAGGATATGGCTGATGGAGCTCAAAAAGCTGTTAAAGCTGCAAAAGGTGAACTTTAA
- the sucD gene encoding succinate--CoA ligase subunit alpha encodes MSVLIDKNTKVVVQGLTGKEGSFHAKQCLDYGTQIVAGVTPGKGGMTWQDDEGKYSVPVFNTVEEAVKETGANASLIFVPPPFAADAILEAADAGIKIIICITEGIPVNDMIKVKRALEGTGVRYVGPNCPGVITPGECKMGIMPGHIFKKGRVGIVSRSGTLTYEAAYQLTTRGIGQSTVVGIGGDPVPGTTHREAVEMFNNDPDTDAIVLIGEIGGTMEEEAAEYIKNNVSKPVVAYIAGVTAPPGRRMGHAGAIISGGKGDAKSKMEALRAAGAYVCQTPAEIGETVEKALKERGLL; translated from the coding sequence ATGAGCGTTCTTATAGATAAAAACACAAAAGTTGTTGTTCAGGGACTTACCGGCAAGGAAGGTTCTTTCCATGCAAAACAGTGTCTTGATTATGGCACACAGATTGTTGCCGGTGTTACACCTGGTAAAGGTGGAATGACATGGCAGGACGATGAAGGAAAATATAGTGTTCCAGTTTTTAATACGGTCGAAGAAGCTGTTAAAGAAACTGGTGCTAATGCTTCTTTAATTTTTGTTCCGCCACCGTTTGCCGCAGATGCAATACTTGAAGCTGCAGATGCAGGAATAAAAATAATTATCTGTATTACAGAGGGTATTCCTGTTAACGATATGATTAAGGTAAAAAGGGCGTTAGAGGGGACAGGTGTTAGATACGTTGGGCCGAACTGTCCCGGTGTTATAACACCCGGTGAGTGTAAGATGGGAATTATGCCAGGACACATTTTTAAAAAAGGTAGAGTTGGAATTGTTTCAAGGAGTGGAACACTTACCTATGAAGCTGCCTATCAGTTAACAACGAGGGGAATCGGACAGTCAACGGTTGTCGGTATAGGTGGAGATCCTGTTCCGGGAACGACTCACAGAGAAGCTGTTGAAATGTTTAACAACGATCCAGATACAGACGCAATAGTTCTCATAGGTGAAATTGGCGGAACGATGGAAGAGGAAGCAGCTGAATATATAAAAAATAATGTTTCCAAGCCAGTTGTTGCCTACATTGCCGGTGTAACTGCTCCTCCGGGAAGAAGAATGGGACATGCAGGTGCCATCATTTCCGGTGGAAAGGGAGATGCAAAGAGCAAGATGGAAGCATTAAGAGCTGCTGGTGCTTATGTATGTCAGACACCTGCTGAAATAGGTGAAACTGTTGAAAAAGCTCTCAAAGAAAGAGGTCTTTTATAA
- a CDS encoding 4Fe-4S binding protein translates to MSKPKGIVEINVDWCKGCNVCAAICPTNVLELDKIKAIMTVKYPEKCIGCKQCELVCPDFCIFVFTPEEFEEITGSKSA, encoded by the coding sequence ATGTCAAAGCCAAAGGGAATAGTTGAGATTAACGTTGATTGGTGCAAGGGATGTAACGTTTGTGCCGCTATCTGTCCTACAAATGTTCTTGAGCTTGACAAAATAAAGGCAATTATGACTGTCAAGTATCCTGAAAAGTGCATCGGCTGCAAGCAGTGCGAACTTGTATGTCCTGACTTCTGTATCTTTGTTTTCACACCGGAAGAGTTTGAAGAAATTACTGGAAGTAAAAGTGCATAA
- a CDS encoding 2-oxoacid:acceptor oxidoreductase subunit alpha: protein MAKLELKYGNHACAEAAIIAGCRFYAGYPITPSSEVAEKMAELLPKVGGAFIQMEDEIASMGCAIGGAFAGKKSMTATSGPGFSLKQENIGYAVMSEAPVVIVNVQRGGPSTGLPTQVGQQDIMQTQWGTHGDKLIPAFCPASVEEVMEETIRAFNWAEVLRTPVVLLMDEVIGHMKESVDMDKFKNPEIWNRKKPKVPPEEYLAYKPEEDDVPALADFGDGYRYHVTGLMHDYTGFPTTNPVMCQELVERLIRKVKRRAKELEKNEEFMLDDAEFAIVAFGSTARSAKLAVKLAREKGIKVGLFRPITLWPSPEETLYRLAGKVKAILVPELNMGQYVLEVERCTKGQCPIFRMNRANGQMIYPFEILEKIEEIASGKIVIPVSKA from the coding sequence ATGGCAAAGCTTGAATTAAAGTATGGTAACCATGCCTGTGCTGAGGCGGCAATTATCGCCGGTTGCAGGTTCTATGCAGGATATCCTATTACTCCGTCTTCAGAAGTTGCAGAGAAGATGGCCGAATTACTGCCGAAAGTTGGTGGTGCGTTTATTCAAATGGAAGATGAGATCGCTTCAATGGGGTGTGCCATTGGTGGTGCTTTTGCCGGTAAGAAATCAATGACTGCAACTTCAGGTCCCGGTTTTTCTTTGAAACAGGAAAACATCGGATATGCAGTGATGTCAGAAGCTCCTGTAGTTATTGTAAACGTTCAGAGGGGCGGTCCTTCAACAGGTCTTCCTACACAGGTTGGTCAGCAGGATATTATGCAGACTCAGTGGGGAACTCACGGTGACAAACTCATTCCTGCCTTTTGCCCTGCTTCTGTTGAAGAGGTGATGGAAGAGACGATAAGAGCTTTCAACTGGGCAGAAGTTTTAAGAACGCCGGTTGTTCTTCTTATGGATGAAGTTATCGGACACATGAAAGAGTCTGTTGATATGGATAAGTTTAAAAATCCTGAAATCTGGAACAGGAAAAAGCCTAAGGTTCCACCGGAAGAGTACCTTGCATATAAACCTGAAGAGGATGATGTTCCGGCTCTTGCCGATTTCGGAGACGGTTACAGATATCACGTGACGGGACTTATGCATGACTATACGGGTTTCCCAACAACAAATCCTGTAATGTGTCAGGAGCTTGTTGAAAGACTTATAAGAAAGGTCAAAAGAAGGGCTAAAGAGCTTGAGAAAAACGAAGAATTCATGCTTGATGATGCGGAATTTGCCATTGTTGCTTTCGGTTCAACAGCAAGATCTGCGAAACTTGCGGTTAAACTTGCAAGGGAAAAAGGTATAAAAGTAGGACTTTTCAGACCTATAACTCTCTGGCCTTCTCCTGAAGAGACACTTTACAGGCTTGCAGGGAAGGTTAAAGCAATTCTTGTTCCTGAGCTTAACATGGGACAATATGTTCTTGAGGTTGAAAGGTGTACTAAAGGACAGTGTCCAATATTCAGAATGAACAGAGCCAACGGGCAGATGATTTATCCGTTTGAGATTCTTGAAAAGATAGAAGAAATTGCAAGTGGAAAAATAGTAATTCCCGTTTCAAAAGCTTGA